From one Flavobacterium kingsejongi genomic stretch:
- a CDS encoding GIN domain-containing protein codes for MIRTILYTAFLLIVANGAHAQVSESRKLASFSAVTVADGIALIYTQSETVSVKAEANNAAALQLLSTEVVDGVLIIKGLKENGNKLRNTTVYLSGPAIGKFEVTTQAAVIFENGLDFPKVEITLKEKGSVEGNIHCEEAIIRMSSWSELVTNVTGGRLNLKMETNATATVSGTVTLAEIQASTTARCTAKNLVALNAVVYVNTAAFASIMASGTLDAKASSHASVAYYGNPTTTIQKGLSGTVSKR; via the coding sequence ATGATACGAACTATTTTATATACTGCCTTTTTGCTGATCGTGGCAAATGGCGCTCACGCACAGGTTTCTGAAAGCCGGAAGCTGGCCTCTTTTTCTGCCGTAACTGTAGCAGATGGCATTGCACTTATTTATACACAGTCCGAAACCGTAAGTGTAAAGGCTGAAGCGAATAACGCAGCAGCATTACAGCTGCTGAGTACCGAAGTTGTGGATGGCGTTTTGATCATAAAAGGCCTGAAAGAAAACGGGAATAAGCTTAGAAATACAACAGTATACCTGTCAGGCCCTGCCATTGGAAAATTTGAAGTTACGACTCAGGCAGCTGTAATATTTGAAAATGGGCTGGACTTTCCTAAAGTCGAGATAACACTAAAAGAAAAAGGAAGTGTTGAGGGGAATATCCATTGTGAAGAGGCCATCATCAGGATGTCTTCCTGGAGCGAACTGGTTACCAATGTAACCGGAGGGCGCCTGAATCTTAAAATGGAAACCAATGCTACTGCGACAGTATCGGGAACAGTAACACTGGCAGAAATACAGGCCAGTACGACAGCGCGTTGTACGGCTAAAAACTTAGTGGCACTGAATGCGGTAGTATACGTAAACACAGCTGCATTTGCCAGTATTATGGCGTCAGGAACATTGGATGCGAAAGCATCTTCCCATGCTTCGGTGGCTTATTATGGCAATCCGACCACTACGATACAAAAAGGCCTTTCCGGTACCGTTTCCAAAAGGTAA